The following coding sequences lie in one Corticium candelabrum chromosome 10, ooCorCand1.1, whole genome shotgun sequence genomic window:
- the LOC134185655 gene encoding uncharacterized protein K02A2.6-like, translating to MLETAMNVVHIVGRGNEVKPLKLEVVINQQKVEMEIDTGAAVTLVNEATFKALWSKRKAPGLRRSQVQLRTYSGESLTLVGETDVNVRYGQQVASLPLIIVKGKGPNLFGRNWMQNLKLKWEEIGHLHITGRTSHEEGRIQHKKLITKYPEVFKEKMGLLEGATASIAVRADTAPRFFKPRPVPYAYKELVEQELRRLERDEII from the coding sequence ATGTTAGAGACGGCAATGAACGTTGTACACATAGTGGGACGTGGCAATGAAGTGAAGCCACTCAAGCTAGAAGTTGTGATCAATCAGCAGAAGGTGGAGATGGAGATAGACACTGGGGCAGCGGTAACTCTGGTGAATGAAGCTACTTTCAAGGCATTATGGTCTAAACGGAAGGCCCCTGGTTTGCGTAGGTCACAAGTACAATTACGGACATATTCAGGGGAATCATTAACTTTGGTTGGTGAAACAGATGTGAACGTGAGATATGGACAGCAAGTGGCTTCCCTGCCATTGATCATTGTCAAAGGCAAGGGTCCAAATTTGTTTGGTAGAAACTGGATGCAGAACCTAAAACTGAAATGGGAAGAGATAGGCCATCTCCATATCACTGGTAGAACATCACACGAGGAAGGAAGGATTCAACATAAGAAGCTCATCACCAAATACCCGGAAGTATTCAAGGAGAAGATGGGACTACTGGAGGGAGCAACAGCATCGATAGCAGTGAGAGCAGATACCGCACCTCGGTTTTTCAAGCCTAGACCTGTACCATATGCGTACAAAGAGCTAGTCGAACAGGAGTTGAGACGGTTGGAACGAGACGAAATTATATAA
- the LOC134185969 gene encoding uncharacterized protein K02A2.6-like yields MTPVRPRTTVQLLQFTDRHGQLATVRHYVLSGWPREVDSELRHYWNRRHELSALGGCVLWESRVIIPQKAWPRVLEELHVAHPGVSRMKSLARSYIWWPGLDADIEKIAKSCGTCKGHQRSPPKAPLHPWAQLERAWSRLHIDFAGPFLERWFVILSDAYCTWLEVKPMSSPATGPTIRVLQSIFCDPRTT; encoded by the coding sequence ATGACCCCTGTCAGACCGAGGACAACTGTACAACTTCTgcaatttacagacagacatggacaacTGGCAACTGTCAGGCATTATGTGTTGAGTGGATGGCCGAGAGAAGTAGACTCCGAGCTTCGACATTACTGGAATCGCCGGCACGAGCTAAGTGCCTTGGGTGGTTGTGTACTGTGGGAGTCTCGAGTCATTATACCTCAGAAGGCGTGGCCGAGGGTGTTGGAGGAATTACATGTGGCTCACCCGGGGGTATCTAGAATGAAGAGCCTAGCAAGAAGCTACATTTGGTGGCCAGGATTGGATGCTGATATAGAGAAGATAGCAAAATCTTGCGGGACATGCAAAGGGCATCAGCGATCACCACCAAAAGCGCCTCTTCACCCTTGGGCACAGCTGGAACGTGCGTGGTCGAGATTACATATCGACTTTGCTGGGCCATTCTTGGAGCGGTGGTTCGTTATACTGTCAGATGCGTACTGTACATGGTTGGAAGTAAAACCAATGAGTTCCCCCGCAACTGGACCTACCATTCGGGTGCTACAGTCTATTTTTTGCGACCCACGGACTACCTGA